CACTCCGCTGGGCGAGTTTGAGACGAGACTGAGCCAGCTCGGAACACTCACCCACCACAGCCTCGATAATCTGTGCGAGGCGCTGGATAGAGTGGCGTTCGGTGATGATGGTAGAACCCCTGGGGCACTATCGCCGGCGGAAGTGATCGAGGACATGGAGGCCACCGGAATGCCGGAAGAAGCCATCGACGCTTACGCTGCAGCTGTCGGCACCTCCGCTACGTCCCTTAGCCAGGACCTGGCTGTCCAGGGAGAGTCTCCTACCCCCTTGCTCGCTGCGGAGATGCCTACAGAAGATGAGGCGGCAGACGAAGCTGCGCTGTAGCCAGGGGGCTACTGCTCGAGAGAGTCCTCTCGGCCCTCCTCGGCAGAAGGAGCCACCGGATCGCTGATAGAGGGTCCGGTGGTCTTCTGGTCCTGCGGTCGTGCGGGCGAGACGAGATCGAGAAGATCCCGGCCGGGGCCAGGGCGCGGTGTCGTGACGCGGGAATCGCGGGACGGAACGGGGCGCGCTCCCATCACAGTGTCCACGAGACGCCGGCCCGCCACCGCGAGGTCGACAGCCTGATTTTCCTCTGGGCTGATGAGCAAGTCGCGAGTGTGTAGCAGCCAGTCGCGCAGCTCCGGGTCACACCCCCGCGACGCGGGGGGGACGGCCGGGACGTCAGTAGGCGTGGACAGCTCAGCTGCCTGGTCGCGCAGCCGGTAAGAAATGACGGCACCGATGTTCTCGGCGTCCCCGAGATTGGTGACTGCTGCGGTCATCAAGTCTCGGGGATCCACACCGGCAGCAAGGAGTCTGTGCCACGTGGCAACGACGGTGGAAAGACCTCCCTGCTCCGAGAAACGTGCAGCCTCATCCACGGAGAGTCGGTCAAGGAAACCGGCCAGGTAGGTGGCGGTGAACTGGCCGGACGCGAGCTCCACCCCATAGGTGTACAGCTGCTCGAGTCGCTCCCGGCTTCTCGCCTGGACGACTTCATCGAGGTGGACCTCCGTGGCCGTGCGCTGACGGTGGTCTCGGGTGATCGCCCTGGAGAGAACCTCAACGGCTTCCAATCCTGCGGCGTTGCCGGAGCCGAGCCAGTGGGCCTCCTCAGCTTCTTCGTCCAGTCGAGCGTCGGTGACCGCCCAAATCCGGTTTTCCATCTTTCCCCGAGTCAGTGCCACGTACAGAGTGGACCTGTCCGTGGAGTCGTCGATGATCGCGTGAGCGACGTCGACAGTGGCGCCCTGGGCGCGGTGGACGGTCGAAGCGTATCCGAGGTGGACGTTCTCGGAGACGTATTCAGCAGGCAGCGAAACGCAGGCCCCGCTGGCGGGATCACGCGCCAGCAGACCGCCGTCGCGTCGAATTTCCGCAATGGTGAACATCTGTCCGTTGATCAGGCGTTCGCCGTCTGGGAGCCGCTCGTTCTTTCGGCAGATGATGGTGTCTCCGACGCCTGCGACATCACCGCGGGACAGGGTGAGCTCATCGGTAATGCTGACAACTCCTTGGCGAATCCGCTGATCGCGGATCATCTCATTAAGGGCGTCTACGTCGGAATTTGTCGGAGCTACTAGGAGAACCCGCCGACCCAGAGCTACATCAGCCAGGTACGCCTCTACGGCGTCGGTAAGCATCTCAGTGCGGGTTCCACCAGTAATCCAGTCCCTGTCCTCATAAAACTTGAGTGCCGCAAGGTTGCCGGCTCGAAGGTTCAGCGAAGCCTCTGCCTGCTCCACATCGTTGCCATGAGCAAACCTCATGACGTCGGTGAGTTCTGCGGGATCACTTGCCTTGCAGAGAGCGGCAAAGAGTCCACCAGCACCTACAGCGTCGAGCTGATGCGGATCACCGATGAGCCGGAGGACTGCACCTGAGGCCTCCGCAATTTCAGTGAGCGCAGCGAGATTCTCGGTAGTGGCCATGCCGGCCTCGTCGACCAGAAGCATGTCGCCGGCCCGGAGTTGAATGGGCAGCGCGCCCAAGTCCCGTGCATTCGTCTCGGGGTTCTTTCCCCTCCAGGTATGTGTTAAGTGGTCGACAGTCGAGGCGTCCACGCCGATCTCTTCACCGAGGATCTGGGCGGCCGCCGCTGAGGGAGCGAGACCGACGACGCGTCGTCCCTCGGCCTGCCAGACGTCCCTGACGATCCGCATGGAGGTCGTCTTTCCGGTGCCGGCCGGTCCGACCCCGACGCCGACCAGAGAGCCGCACTGAAGAAGGTGGCGAGAAAGTTCGGCCTGTCCGGTGTTCAGAGACCAGCCATGCTCGCGGGTGTGCTCCTCTAGGGCAGCATTAATCACTCTGCTCGAGGAGAACACCGCCGTCGGCTCTGTGACTGCCGACAGCACCCGCGCCTCCGCGTGCAGAATCGCTGCCGTCGAGTACTTCTCGGAACCGATGTGTCGGTCCACGCCGCTGGCCGAAGCGTCACCATCGGTCCGGAGCTGCAGCGGGAGATCAGGCACCTCCGCGGGACTGAGATCTACCACCAGATCGTTGATGATCGTCTCGGTAAGGAGCTGATGAGCACGAGCCACCTCATCCGAAGTCTCAAACCGAAAACCCTTGAGGGCCGTACCCACCGCCGCAGTGATGTGATGACGCGAGAAGTAAGAGCGCCGGGCAGTCACCGACTCCAAGATCTGCTCTCCCCGCTTCCGGAGCTCATGGCGGACTTGACCGTCGTCAGCCCCGAAGAAGTAAGGACGGCGATCCTGTGGGGATGTTCCGACCATCTCCTTCAGCTTCTCGATGAGGTCCTCTCCATCACTCACTGTCCGCGCTTCCTGTGCCCAAGTGGCTCGAAGATCGGCAAGAGATTCCGCAGGCTTCTTGGCATCGCGGGTCTCCAGGATTGCCGCCTGCCACAGCTGCTTGACCGTCTGATGGTCTGGCTGGTGGCCATGTTTGGCAACGTAAGCCGCCAGCATTGTCTCGTACACGGGGCGTGCCAAGGTGCGACGCTTAGAGAAGACGTCGATCAGCTTCTGAGGAACACCGGCGACTTCCCACACCGGAGCCTTGTCCCGGCCACGGGACGAAGCCTCGAAGGCGAGTCCCATCTTGCGAGTGAGGATCTCTTGCAGCACGGAGTCATAGCGCGCAGAGAGGGTCTGGTGGTTCATGAACAGAGGCCTCCCATCGAGTGCTCGCCACTTTCCGTCCGGACCTTGGACCTTGTTTGAGATCAGAACGTGCGAGTGGAGGTCAGGATCTCCACTGCGGGTGTCGAAATGAGTGAACTCTGCAGCGAGCAGTCCTCGTGAGCGCACCTGCGCCAGTCCACCCGTACCCTGACGCGTTCGCACGACGTTATCTTCGGCCCATGCGAGAACCTCCGCGACCGCCTCGTGGTGGCAGGCGGCGATCCGAGACGCCGTTCGCTCATCGCTTAAGGCCCACAGAACAGACACGGACTTGGCCGGTGAGAAAGTCAGATCGTAGCCTGCCACAGCCTGCTTGACCTCAGCTCGCTGGAGGTTGACCCAGGCAACGACATCGCGTGCGGGAGCGTTGGTGTAGCCGGTCGCCTCAACGTAGAAGGGCCGGCCAACGCTGACGGCCAGCTCAGAGCGCTCCGCGTCCGAGGGAAGTCGGTTGTGCTCGCGAAGAAAGGAACTCTCAGCTGATCGCAGAGCATTCAGTACCGGGATGTTGTTGGTGTACGAGGGGAACTTTCCACCGAGCTGGCAGTCCTTCAAACTTGTCCCTTCGAGGAGCTTTGAATCGGTGTCGGGGTGCAAGCCCAGGCCGTAAAGCGCGGCCATCTGATCCGCTTCAACTATCTGCCCTGTCGTCGCTGACGATGACTCCAGCGCCGCCAGTCCCCGTCCCAGCCAGCGCCCCGGAGGGGTGCCTTTGGCGGCGTAGTAGGAAGCGAGCTTTCCTGTTTCCGTCGACTGGTCGTAGGCATCATTTGTCGCCACCGAGCGCAGCAGGTACTGGTACCCAGCACCTGCGTGTACCGCCCGAAAGCTCATCATGGACCTCAGTCTATCCGGGGTTCACCCCAATCTCACTAAAAGTGCATACTGTGTGTGGCAGTTTCTAGGCTGAGCAGCGGCGAAGGTCTGGAGTTAAGGCCGGCGGACTTCTACGGTGAGGACATGACTAAGCGATCAACAAAGCGACCAAGTGCACGAATGAAGGCGAAGGAACGTCTTGCAGATCAGTTCGCGGAACTGCAAGCTCTCGAGATTGCCCTTGGCCGCGCCCTCACCCAGTGGGAGGCCGTCGAGAGGGCGGAGCAGTCCCTCCGCGAAGCCCTGGAGCCCCTCGTAGAGAGGGGATTTAGTCGGTCAAAGATTGCAGATCTTCTCGGCGTCGACTCCGCGGATGTCGGTCGTGTGCTGGCTCTTCCCCTCCCCACTGATGACGCCAGAGTTGACCCGGATAGTGAGGAGCATCTGTCAGGGCATGAGGATGATTCCTCGAGCTCCCCCGACGATGTCTAGTGATTCGTTCCGGGAGCAAGACGTTCCGCTCCCTGGATTCGACTTTCTTCAACCTGCCGTCGTTGCACCCGTGAGAAGGTCAGTGGCTTCATCGCCTACACTCACGGCGACTGCAGCCGACATCAGGAGGTTCTGGCGACGCGTCGTGGTCTCTCCGTCTTGCTGGTTCTGGATCGGCGCAGTGAGCGTTCCTGACGGGTACGGTCGTTTCACTTGGCAACGAGGTGGTGTTCAACGCACACTCGCAGCGCACCGCTTTTCCCTAATGATTTCCGGCCAGGAGATTGATGGCCAGGTCGCAGAGCACCATTGCAACGAACCGCTTTGCGTTCGCGTCGGGGACAGACATGTGTTCGCTTCGACGCAGGCCGCGAATGTTGCCTGGGCGGTGCAGCTGGGCCGGCACCGGGGGAATGTACGCACGGTGGGGGAAGGACAAGAGCCCGCGGCTCGTTCGCACCGAATCAGGGAAGCACTCGAGCACGGGTGGAATGAGTCGGCGTACCTGCGAGCGGTAGCAGAAGGCGACGTTTCGCAGACGTCGCTTCTGCTGCCGGGCGAAACATCTAGCTCTCCGTCACCACAATGGCTAGGTCTTCCTGGTGCCCCAGGCAGGCGGCAGCGATCTTAGTCAGCTGCCATATTTCGGGTTCGTCGGCGAGGAGATCGAGCAGGGCCCCAAGTAGCTCGGCTCGGGAATCGGCCACCATCCAGGCACCCATGGAATCATCAAGAAGAATCATGACTACTGTTCGAGGCCTGGGTCCTGGCCAGCTTCTTCCATAATCTCGACGAAGGTGACCTCATCGTAGAAATCTCCACCGGAAAGGACGTTGGCGTCAGGAATCATGCCAATCTCGGTGCGTTCGTAGAGCTTTGCGAGCAGTGCGTCGACGCCGTCCTTTCGGTGGGCAAGATCAAAGGCTGTAAGGCTTGCCTGGATCTCTTCGCGGGCCTCTTCTTCCGTTATGGGGAAGTGGTGGATGGGGAAATCGCTGGCGGAGTCGTGGACTCGCTCCTGGAGCTCCTGGAGCTTCTGTCGGGCTTCGTCTGCTGGCGTGAACGGGGTCATGGTGGTGTCTTTCTGTGGGATCTAGGGGTTATGGGTCCGGAGGGCTTGGCGTCGTTTCCAGACCTCGCGCTGTGCGCGTCCGTGGGTGACCATGATGTCGAAGAGGTCTGCTTCCGGCGCGGTATCGGCCGCGTGAGCGAGTGCCTGGGCCATGCTCTGAAACTGTCGGCGATAGGAGGTTCCAAGTACCTGATCGGCGTAGGCGGCGGTGCGGTCTGGGGTGACTCCGAGGGTGGTCAGTTCGATGAGCATGCGTTGGGCAGTGTGGGGTGCGATCGGTGCCTCGTTGCCCTGCTCGGTCAGCGCGGCTCGGAGGCTGGCGGGGTCAGTGGAGAGTCCATCTGCACGGCGGAGGACGATCAGGTCGAAGAGGTGGCCGTAGTGAGGGTCGTAGAAGTCATTGGCGGTGAGTACCTCGCAGACGGTGGAGCTGCCGGGGTGGTCGGAGTCGGCCCACATGAGTCCGCACAGGAGGAGGGCTTCGGGGTTGAGGAGGAGGGGCGCGCTGAGCTCTTCTGTGGCGCCGGCGTCGAGGTGGTCGGTGCTGGTCACATTGTCTTACCTTCCCGTCTTTGCCGTGCTGGTGATGAGTGTAGGTGGGTGTGGGGTGTACTTGACGGGCATGTAAGGGATTTCTTTTCCAGTTTCCTACCCTCCATTAAACCCGGGGCGAACCACGTACACACCGTGTACCAGCCTGGAGGAACACCGACGGAAGGGCCGGGCACGATGACAGACAGCACGCAATCCCCGCGGCAATCGAGCAGGGTGGTCTCCGTCCGCCTGGACGTCGAAACCATCGCCCGCCTCGACCGGCTCGCCCAGCGCACCTCCCGCAGCCGGGGGTTCTACCTCAAAGTAGCAATCCAGGCGATGCTGCCGACCCTGGAGGAAAACTACTGGAACCAGCAAGCTACCACCTACGAGGACTCTGTCATTGACCGGGAGTTCCGCACCATCATGGACCAAGCACTTCACACTGACGACCTGATTCCACCTGACGACGAGCGGACGGGGGAGCAGTAGCATCCTCACCTTCTGCCTCCACATGCCCTATCCCAAGATCAGGGATGGGCCGGGGAAAAGATTTCCAGGAATAGCAGGAGTGAGCCAACTGATGCGCTGGTGAAGCGGGCAATGATCAGGTGATGACTTGCCCGTGCTGCCGGATACTATAGAAAAATCACTCTATTTACCTTGCACGAGAGGAACTTCATGACGATTGCCACCCCCGTCGAGATTGAATACGGGGAGGTCTTCACGCGGAGGTGGGTGGTGGAGGCAATCCTCGACCTGGTTGGGTACACGCCAGACCAGGATCTCTCGCGGCTCCGACTCATGGAACCGTCGGTGGGATCAGGCTCATTTTTCGTCCCAATCGTGGAGCGCTTGTTGCAGTCAGCAAGGGTTTACGACGTTCCCGTGGAGGATCTCTCTCACGCTTTGTTCGGCCTCGACCTCCAGCGTGAGCATGTCGACACCTGTCAAGAGAAGACCCGGGATTTGCTGGTCGCTCACGGACTTAGCGGGCACGATGCGGACATTCTGGCGATGAGCTGGCTGCACCACGGTGACTTCCTGCTGGGTGAAGTACCTACTGGCGTTGATTTCGTGGTTGGCAACCCTCCCTATATCAGGACCGAAGATCTTGATGACGAAGTTGAGGCCGCTTACCGCTCCCGCTGGACGACTATGCGTGGTCGCGCCGACATCTACATCGGGTTCTACGAACGCTCGCTGGGCGTGCTGGGGGAAGGCGGTCGACTGGGCTTCATCTGTGCCGACCGTTGGATGCGTAATGCTTATGGCAAACATCTACGCGGTCTCGTGGTCTCCAGCTATGCCGTGGAGTCGGTGTGGCAGATGCACGACGTAGATGCGTTCGAAAGTGAGGTGTCGGCGTACCCAGCCATCACAATTCTGGCGAAAACTGAACAGGGCACCGCGACATTTGTGGATACCACGGCTGCTTTCGACGGCTTATCTGCGCGTCAGGTGCTTGGATTCGTGCGCGGTCCCGCAGCGGAAGGATCCGGCAAGGGATGGGAAGGGGCGCGTCTGTCTAGTTGGTTCGAGACCGATGACTTCTGGCCGGCAGGATCCCCACACACAATCAAGCTGCTGGAGCAACTCCAGGAGGACTTCCCCACACTGGAGGAGGACGGCACAACGCGCATTGGAATCGGTGTTGCCACTGGTGCCGACAAGGCCTACATCGTCGACAAGGACGCGGAGGTGGTGGTGGAGGGAGATCGGTTGCTCCCCCTCGTCATGGCCGACGACATCAGATCAGGTCGTTTAACAGCCCCTAAGAAGTTCCTGCTCAACCCGTGGGATGAAGAGGGCAAGCTTATCGACCTGGCGTCGTACCCCCGTTTCGCCGAGGTGCTGGGCTCGCATGAGGCAGTCAGAAAACGGTTTGTTGCAAAAAAGAACCCCGCAGCCTGGTATCGCACGATTGACAAGGTGAACCCGGGTCTCGCCGTGCAGCCGAAGCTGCTGCTTCAGGACATGAAGTCGCAGATCACGCCCATCTTCGAGCCCGGGGGGCTTTATCCGCACCACAACCTCTACTACATCGTGTCGACGTCATGGGACCTCGAAGTGCTGGGAGGATTGTTGTTGTCCCGGATCGCCGAGGCATTTATCAGCGCATATGGGGTGAAGATGCGCGGCGGCACTCTACGATTCCAGGCTCAGTACCTGCGAAAGATCGCAGTCCCACGGCCGGAGGATCTGCCGGAGGAGGTTGCGAATCAGCTGCGCGAGGCTTTCCGCGCGGGTGATCGGGATGCGGCGACCCGAGCTGCTGAGGAAGCCTACGGACTGCCAGTCGGCACCCTTTAAAGATAGGAAGAGCACATTGACTAACGATCGGATCCCTACCGACATCTGGCGCACCGCGGTGCTGGGCTACTGGCAGGGGCTTGATCTCCAGCAGGCGCGGCAGGGTGCTGTCTCTGGAGTAAAGGACACAGGAAACCGGGCGGCGGTGACCGGGGGGAAACAGATGAATGCGCTGCAAGACGTCTTCGCGGACCTGTGGCGTAGTGACCCCGAGATCGACCTGGAGGTTCGAACCAACGGTCGCAATAACCTCCCAGCCTATTTCCGCCCCGCTAAGAACTGGGACCTGGTCGTGCTGTACCGCGGTTCCCTGGTCGCGGCTATGGAGTTCAAGTCGCAGCGAGGGCCCTCATTTGGCAACAATTTCAACAACAGGACGGAAGAAGCACTCGGACTCGCGGCGGACTCACAGATGGCCGTCGAACGCGGCCTGTTCGGCCACCTCCCGCCCTGGTTCGGGTTCGTCATGCTCGTCGAACGGGCTAAGGGCTCGGTGCGCCCCGTACAAATACCTGTAGGTATGCCCTTTCCTGCCGACGAGATTTTCTACGGCGCCTCGTACATCGAACGCTATCGGATCTTCTTCGAACGCATGATCGCGGAAAAGAACTATGACGCCGTGGCTCTACTCACGGCAGAGGCCGGTCAGTCTGACTTCATCGAACCGTCAGCCGCGCTTTCGCTGGCAAATCTGGAAGCAGCGATCCGTGCTCGTATTTCCTACATTAAGGCGCTCCCAGACGAAGTGTTCGACGAGCTGACCCATAAATAACGATGGAAGATGCTACCGAAAAGTTGGGGTGAATCCCTCCTCTGCGGGGCGGAATTCCTTCGCTGTAGTTCAAAATCAGGATTGTGGCGGATCAAACGGATCTTGTCGCACTTGGTTCTAGAACGGCCCGTCCGGGTCCCGGCTACGCACCTCAGATCCGGAAGAGCCCGATAAATAAGGCCGCAGGTCAAGGGTCGGATCCTGGACATGTCCTAGAACATCAGTTCACATTTCGATATGGTGCTGCTACATGTGTCGGTTATGGGACACGCATTCGGCTTGTGATGTTCAGGAGGTGTCTGCGCGGATTTCAGAATTCCCGATGCACTCTAAATTGTGAAGAGCCGGTATATCTAATTGTGAAATGGCCATCCCCTATCAGGAAGAACTCCACAAGAGCGAGGTTGGGGTTTAACCCCCTCTTGACCAAGGGGTCTAAATCAACGAGGTATGGGCCACTCAGGGTCCGCTAGGTACGCCCTCGTGGAAGCAGCATTATGCACATCATCGGTGAAGATCTCAAGGAGATCTAAGACGTCCTTCTGAAGTGATAGGAAATCTTCAGCCTCAAGAGTTAGAAACTTTCCATGCGCGATTGTATTCCGCCGACCAACGAGCTTTTCATCGATCAAATTGGCCCGAGTCGAGTATTCGGGACGTTGAGGTAAACCCAAGCGTTCCACCACGTCGAGAAAGACTTTCGAGGAGAGATTGCTCTGAGTTTGAACAAGATCCTCGGAGAGAAGGGCCTTTTGGGCAAGACCTTCCCGCAGGAATGAAGCGAACTCATTATGAACACCTGGCGTGGATGCCTTTTCGATTGAAGAGATTCTTGTTTTAAGCGCATTACCGAGGAAGGCTGCACTGAGTTTCTCATAGGGCGGGCGCTGCGTATTGACGTACCGAATGTAGAGCTGAGCTACTTGCTTAACCCATCCCTCCCAGTGTGCGTAGAGGAGAAGACTTCCCGACCGCAAATTGACCTTTTGGGCATTCGTGGATTGCTGCACCAGCCTCAGGGATGTGGTGAGCTCCCTCTTGCGCCAGACCGTCTCGCTAGAAATCTTGTCGTATAATTCCTCGACGGTATAGATCTTCGCCATTATGCCCCGAGAATCTCGCGCCCCATGGGAACCATGAGCCGTATACGAGCTTCTGTGGATTTCCCGGTAGCGAACTTCTTGATCATCTCCGGTCGGTTCCAAAATTCGATTACAGCTTGCCGCAAATCGGTCCGAGTGGTTGCACCCTCCTTGATCAGATTTGCGAGGCTAATAGCGATTGCTTCGAAAGACGTGTTCAGGAATCCACCCGCGAATTTCCCCTTATCAGGATCCCAGCGCCGAAGGATGTCTTCATCGGCGGCTAGAAGTTGATCAAATGTCTTTCTAAAAATTTGGCCAAGTGGTTTTTTGTCTTCATCAGAGAAAGACAACGCAAAGTCGACTGCAAATTCCTCTAGTTCATCTTGGAAGTTGCGGATCTTGCCGATCTCTTCATCTGACTTCGAGTGTAGGAAAAGGAAACGGAGTACAAGTTCCTCGTCGTACTTCTTGGATTTATCACTCTCAGGCAATCGCAACAGAGTAACGAATGAATCGTGGTTGGCAAGCTCACCCAACCACTCGACGAAGTCAGGGGAGACTCCTACCAGCTGCGCGTTTCGTATCTCTTGATTCGAGAGCTTGGAACCAAAGGAGTTTAGGCGCTGAAAAAGATCGAACTTTGTCTTGGGGTCGGATCCTCGCTGCACAATTTTGACGTCAATTTTCGAGCGTTTGATGTCGAGCCTCTGTGCGGAAGTTAAAGAAGGCTGATCATCCGAATCCCACACAGTGCCGTCCAGAGATGGCAAATATTTTGTCCCTGTCAATACGAGCGGAGGGAACTCCTCAACGTCGAGCAGTCCTTGGAGCTGCAGAAGGGTACTCACTCTCTGCAGCCCATCCACAAGTTCCCACCTACCGCCTGCATCCTGAGCTACGAAAATCGACGGAAGGGGAATCCCAATAAGGATGCTCTCGATCAGCCGTGCCTTCTGAGCATCATCCCAGCGGAATAAGCGCTGGAATTGAGGGCGGATTATAAGTTCGCCGTCCCGATGGAGATTAGTGAGTTCCCCGATACTCATTGGGTAACCATCTGTATGGATGGTTCTCCGTGCCGCTTCCAGTTCTGTTTCGAGAGCGCTCATTGGAAAAATGCACCAATCTTTGTAATTTCCGCGTGTGATGACAAAGGCTTTGTTATGCAGCCATGCTACACGCCAACCTATGTATTCTTGGCTGCCCTTGAGCGCCCCATCCCTCGATTGGGGTCTTGGGCAGGCGGCGCCAGCTTCCGCTGCCCCCAGCGCTCAGGGGAAGAGCCAGAAGGTGATTGGCGGTGCTGTCAAAAAACACCTGCGCCAAACGCTTGCCGACCCTGACAAGCCGTCTTACTGGGGTACACCCATATGATCCCGTTGACATGCGTGGATCTACCATGGTTCACAGGGTCCCAAACTCGTTTATGCTACACTTGTGCCACATAGTCAATGGCCTTTTGCGACAGAGGTGGTGGAAGTGGCCCGTCTCGGCACCCTCATGAAGGACGATCGGCGTACTCCTCAGGAAGATGTCCAGATTGTGCGGATGGGCGCCCGGACGACGACAGTCCACAGACGACGAGAGGGTGGCCGGCGCAGTGGCTGGGAGGTCGACGTCGAGAAAGTCCTTACAGATCGGGTCCTCGATGACGGGGGACAGCGGTGGGCTGACTATTCGGCGGCGCCGTGGTTCGCGACGTGGGTCAACGCTGCATCGGGAACGCCTCAGGGCCGACTCCGAATCACGCGGTCCTACACCCACATCACTAAGGCATCGCTGTACATCGGCAACAACGAATGGTCAGAGGAGCAGGACTTTCCCACACCTGAGGTGCTGCTCGATGGGGGAACCCTCGCCGGATGGATGGTCCCTGACCACCACAAGGACCAGGCCGCCGACCGTGCCCGCCAGACCGAGGAGGAAGCCCGGAAAAGGCAGGAGCTGAACAATGTGATCGAGGAGAAGTGGCGCCGAGAAGCCCGGGAGAAGCAGCGCGGAGTACAAGCTCGCGGGCAAAATGTCGCTTACCTTCGCGTTTCCAGCAAGGACCAGAACCTGGCCCGCCAGCGTGAAGCTATCGGCCAGGTCGATAGGGAGTTCATTGATGAGCTGTCAGCTCGTACGCGAGCACATCGTCCGGGCCTTGAAGACTGCATCGCCTATCTCCGCGACGGAGATGGCCTTCATGTTGCGTCGATTGACCGTCTGGCTCGGTCGTTGGTGGACCTCCGCAATGTTATCGACCAGATCACCGCGAAGGGCGCCACCGTCCATTTTCTCAAAGAGAATCTCACTTTCGCCCCGGATGGAGAAGACCCGCGTGCCACCCTCATGCTCGGTATTCTCGGCAGCTTTGCCGAGTTTGAGAGGGCGATCATCCGCGAGCGACAGGCCGAGGGGATCGCTCTGGCAAAGAAGGCCGGTCGCTACAAAGGTCGACCGAGGGCACTGACGGAAGTGCAGATCAAGCAAGCACACGAACGCGTACAGGCCGGCGAAGCCAGAACCTCCATCGCCAACGATCTTGGCGTGTCGCGTGCTACTCTCTACCGCGCACTCAGAAAGGACAAGAACCCATGAGCCAGCTACAGTTGTGGCAGGTCATCTTCCTAGTCCTACTCGCCCTGGTCGTCGTCGTGCGCATCCGTGAGCGTGGACTTATTGAGGGCATCCTGAGCAGCATCGTTCCTGCTTTAGGACTATTCCTTGTCACCGGCGTTCTGGGAGGCATCCTCGCACTGCTGGGTCATCTCGGGACTGAGATGGAGCAGCAGGACAACGACCCGGCGCACTCAGGAACGTTCCGCGACTCGCCCTCCGACGCCCTCGGTCACCAGTAGAAGAGACTATCCGGCCTCCTCCCCCTCTGCCCGAGGCGGTCGTCGGCGCAGCCGCCGCCACACCGTGAGCCAGCTCTCTGCAGTCTCTGCCGGCCGCAGGAGTAGGCCTACAGCCAGCGGCCCCACTAGCACCGTCCCTATCTCTACCCAATCAATCATGGGCTGATAGAAACACACGGCTGTGCGCGCCGATCTC
This region of Corynebacterium atrinae genomic DNA includes:
- a CDS encoding ribbon-helix-helix domain-containing protein, whose translation is MTDSTQSPRQSSRVVSVRLDVETIARLDRLAQRTSRSRGFYLKVAIQAMLPTLEENYWNQQATTYEDSVIDREFRTIMDQALHTDDLIPPDDERTGEQ
- a CDS encoding PaeR7I family type II restriction endonuclease, producing MTNDRIPTDIWRTAVLGYWQGLDLQQARQGAVSGVKDTGNRAAVTGGKQMNALQDVFADLWRSDPEIDLEVRTNGRNNLPAYFRPAKNWDLVVLYRGSLVAAMEFKSQRGPSFGNNFNNRTEEALGLAADSQMAVERGLFGHLPPWFGFVMLVERAKGSVRPVQIPVGMPFPADEIFYGASYIERYRIFFERMIAEKNYDAVALLTAEAGQSDFIEPSAALSLANLEAAIRARISYIKALPDEVFDELTHK
- a CDS encoding Eco57I restriction-modification methylase domain-containing protein, producing the protein MTIATPVEIEYGEVFTRRWVVEAILDLVGYTPDQDLSRLRLMEPSVGSGSFFVPIVERLLQSARVYDVPVEDLSHALFGLDLQREHVDTCQEKTRDLLVAHGLSGHDADILAMSWLHHGDFLLGEVPTGVDFVVGNPPYIRTEDLDDEVEAAYRSRWTTMRGRADIYIGFYERSLGVLGEGGRLGFICADRWMRNAYGKHLRGLVVSSYAVESVWQMHDVDAFESEVSAYPAITILAKTEQGTATFVDTTAAFDGLSARQVLGFVRGPAAEGSGKGWEGARLSSWFETDDFWPAGSPHTIKLLEQLQEDFPTLEEDGTTRIGIGVATGADKAYIVDKDAEVVVEGDRLLPLVMADDIRSGRLTAPKKFLLNPWDEEGKLIDLASYPRFAEVLGSHEAVRKRFVAKKNPAAWYRTIDKVNPGLAVQPKLLLQDMKSQITPIFEPGGLYPHHNLYYIVSTSWDLEVLGGLLLSRIAEAFISAYGVKMRGGTLRFQAQYLRKIAVPRPEDLPEEVANQLREAFRAGDRDAATRAAEEAYGLPVGTL
- a CDS encoding DnaB-like helicase N-terminal domain-containing protein, which produces MTSTDHLDAGATEELSAPLLLNPEALLLCGLMWADSDHPGSSTVCEVLTANDFYDPHYGHLFDLIVLRRADGLSTDPASLRAALTEQGNEAPIAPHTAQRMLIELTTLGVTPDRTAAYADQVLGTSYRRQFQSMAQALAHAADTAPEADLFDIMVTHGRAQREVWKRRQALRTHNP
- the mobF gene encoding MobF family relaxase, with the protein product MMSFRAVHAGAGYQYLLRSVATNDAYDQSTETGKLASYYAAKGTPPGRWLGRGLAALESSSATTGQIVEADQMAALYGLGLHPDTDSKLLEGTSLKDCQLGGKFPSYTNNIPVLNALRSAESSFLREHNRLPSDAERSELAVSVGRPFYVEATGYTNAPARDVVAWVNLQRAEVKQAVAGYDLTFSPAKSVSVLWALSDERTASRIAACHHEAVAEVLAWAEDNVVRTRQGTGGLAQVRSRGLLAAEFTHFDTRSGDPDLHSHVLISNKVQGPDGKWRALDGRPLFMNHQTLSARYDSVLQEILTRKMGLAFEASSRGRDKAPVWEVAGVPQKLIDVFSKRRTLARPVYETMLAAYVAKHGHQPDHQTVKQLWQAAILETRDAKKPAESLADLRATWAQEARTVSDGEDLIEKLKEMVGTSPQDRRPYFFGADDGQVRHELRKRGEQILESVTARRSYFSRHHITAAVGTALKGFRFETSDEVARAHQLLTETIINDLVVDLSPAEVPDLPLQLRTDGDASASGVDRHIGSEKYSTAAILHAEARVLSAVTEPTAVFSSSRVINAALEEHTREHGWSLNTGQAELSRHLLQCGSLVGVGVGPAGTGKTTSMRIVRDVWQAEGRRVVGLAPSAAAAQILGEEIGVDASTVDHLTHTWRGKNPETNARDLGALPIQLRAGDMLLVDEAGMATTENLAALTEIAEASGAVLRLIGDPHQLDAVGAGGLFAALCKASDPAELTDVMRFAHGNDVEQAEASLNLRAGNLAALKFYEDRDWITGGTRTEMLTDAVEAYLADVALGRRVLLVAPTNSDVDALNEMIRDQRIRQGVVSITDELTLSRGDVAGVGDTIICRKNERLPDGERLINGQMFTIAEIRRDGGLLARDPASGACVSLPAEYVSENVHLGYASTVHRAQGATVDVAHAIIDDSTDRSTLYVALTRGKMENRIWAVTDARLDEEAEEAHWLGSGNAAGLEAVEVLSRAITRDHRQRTATEVHLDEVVQARSRERLEQLYTYGVELASGQFTATYLAGFLDRLSVDEAARFSEQGGLSTVVATWHRLLAAGVDPRDLMTAAVTNLGDAENIGAVISYRLRDQAAELSTPTDVPAVPPASRGCDPELRDWLLHTRDLLISPEENQAVDLAVAGRRLVDTVMGARPVPSRDSRVTTPRPGPGRDLLDLVSPARPQDQKTTGPSISDPVAPSAEEGREDSLEQ